A stretch of the Channa argus isolate prfri chromosome 9, Channa argus male v1.0, whole genome shotgun sequence genome encodes the following:
- the LOC137133647 gene encoding pancreas transcription factor 1 subunit alpha, translated as MEEILFDLDHDGTTDFAFWGQMDQNFQLQTQLDTFLLDCTATTGQLSPWSSFGCPSMFPDSQLTFTDLDVESPGAAVCPEGESFAVDESLDVTKRRARRLVSHHPYKVQRHAANIRERKRMLSINSAFEELRCHVPTFPYEKRLSKIDTLRLAIAYIALLREILMSGCDPKSYVDECMKNGYKDQTAAVWNTSDLTARLSWIKWD; from the exons ATGGAGGAAATACTGTTTGACTTGGACCACGATGGTACCACGGATTTTGCGTTTTGGGGACAGATGGACCAAAACTTTCAGCTTCAGACCCAGTTGGACACCTTCCTGCTTGACTGCACAGCAACCACCGGCCAGCTGTCCCCCTGGTCCTCTTTTGGCTGTCCGTCCATGTTCCCGGACTCACAGCTGACCTTCACCGACCTCGACGTGGAGTCCCCGGGGGCGGCTGTGTGCCCCGAAGGTGAAAGCTTCGCCGTGGACGAATCTCTGGATGTGACCAAGCGTAGGGCGCGCCGGCTGGTCTCCCATCATCCCTACAAGGTGCAGCGGCATGCCGCCAACATCcgggagaggaagaggatgcTGAGCATCAATTCGGCCTTTGAGGAGCTGCGCTGCCATGTGCCAACGTTTCCCTACGAGAAGCGGCTGTCGAAGATCGACACTCTGAGACTGGCCATAGCCTACATCGCCCTGCTGAGAGAGATCCTCATGTCAGGCTGCGACCCCAAATCCTACGTGGACGAGTGCATGAAAAATGGTTACAAGGATCAAACCGCCGCTGTTTGGAACACAAGTG ATCTGACAGCCCGCCTCTCTTGGATAAAGTGGGATTAA
- the twist2 gene encoding twist-related protein 2 has translation MEEGSSSPVSPVDSLVTSEEELDRQQKRFASKRRHNKKSSEDSSGSSPGPVKRGKKPSPSSTQSYEELQNQRILANVRERQRTQSLNEAFASLRKIIPTLPSDKLSKIQTLKLASRYIDFLCQVLQSDEMDSKMSSCSYVAHERLSYAFSVWRMEGAWSMSASH, from the coding sequence ATGGAAGAGGGCTCCAGTTCTCCGGTCTCCCCTGTGGATAGTCTGGTGACCAGCGAGGAGGAGctggacagacagcagaaaCGCTTTGCGAGCAAGCGGAGACACAACAAAAAGTCCAGCGAGgacagcagcggcagcagcccTGGTCCGGTGAAACGGGGCAAAAAGCCGAGTCCAAGCAGCACTCAGTCATACGAGGAGCTGCAGAACCAGCGGATCCTGGCCAACGTCCGGGAGAGGCAACGGACTCAGTCTTTGAACGAGGCCTTTGCGTCTTTGCGCAAAATTATCCCCACGCTGCCTTCGGACAAACTGAGCAAGATACAGACGCTGAAGCTCGCCTCCAGATACATAGACTTTCTGTGTCAGGTGCTGCAGAGCGACGAGATGGACAGCAAGATGTCCAGCTGCAGCTACGTTGCGCACGAAAGACTCAGTTACGCGTTCTCTGTGTGGAGGATGGAAGGCGCATGGTCTATGTCAGCATCTCACTAG